In the Nomascus leucogenys isolate Asia chromosome 5, Asia_NLE_v1, whole genome shotgun sequence genome, one interval contains:
- the RHOU gene encoding rho-related GTP-binding protein RhoU gives MPPQQGDPAFPDRCEAPPVPPRRERGGRGGRGPGEPGGRGRAGGAEGRGVKCVLVGDGAVGKTSLVVSYTTNGYPTEYIPTAFDNFSAVVSVDGRPVRLQLCDTAGQDEFDKLRPLCYTNTDIFLLCFSVVSPSSFQNVSEKWVPEIRCHCPKAPIILVGTQSDLREDVKVLIELDKCKEKPVPEEAAKLCAEEIKAASYIECSALTQKNLKEVFDAAIVAGIQYSDTQQQPKKSKSRTPDKMKNLSKSWWKKYCCFV, from the exons ATGCCCCCGCAGCAGGGGGACCCCGCGTTCCCCGACCGCTGCGAGGCGCCTCCGGTGCCGCCGCGTCGGGAGCGCGGTGGACGCGGTGGACGGGGGCCTGGGGAGCCGGGCGGTCGGGGGCGCGCGGGGGGTGCTGAGGGGCGCGGCGTCAAGTGCGTGCTGGTCGGCGACGGCGCGGTGGGCAAGACGAGCCTGGTGGTGAGCTACACCACCAACGGCTACCCCACCGAATACATCCCCACTGCCTTCGACAACTTCTCCG cgGTGGTGTCTGTGGATGGGCGGCCTGTGAGACTCCAACTCTGTGACACTGCGGGACAG GATGAATTTGACAAGCTGAGGCCTCTCTGCTACACCAACACAGACATCTTCCTGCTCTGCTTCAGTGTCGTGAGCCCCTCATCCTTCCAGAATGTCAGTGAGAAATGGGTGCCGGAGATTCGATGCCACTGTCCTAAAGCCCCCATCATCCTAGTTGGAACGCAGTCAGATCTCAGAGAAGACGTCAAAGTCCTCATTGAGTTGGACAAATGCAAAGAAAAGCCAGTGCCTGAAGAGGCGGCTAAGCTGTGCGCTGAGGAAATCAAAGCCGCCTCCTACATCGAGTGTTCAGCCTTGACTCAAAAAAACCTCAAAGAGGTCTTTGATGCAGCCATCGTCGCTGGCATTCAATACTCGGACACTCAGCAACAGCCAAAGAAGTCTAAAAGCAGGACTCCAGATAAAATGAAAAACCTCTCCAAGTCCTGGTGGAAGAAGTACTGCTGTTTCGTATGA